From Streptomyces yatensis, one genomic window encodes:
- the rplB gene encoding 50S ribosomal protein L2 yields MGIRKYKPTTPGRRGSSVADFVEITRSTPEKSLVRPLHSKGGRNNAGRITVRHQGGGHKRAYRVIDFRRHDKDGVPAKVAHIEYDPNRTARIALLHYADGEKRYILAPRGLTQGDRIENGPGADIKPGNNLSLRNIPVGTTLHAIELRPGGGAKFARSAGASVQLLAKEGSMAHLRMPSGEIRLVDVRCRATVGEVGNAEQSNINWGKAGRMRWKGVRPTVRGVVMNPVDHPHGGGEGKTSGGRHPVSPWGQKEGRTRSPKKASNKYIVRRRKTNKKR; encoded by the coding sequence ATGGGTATCCGCAAGTACAAGCCGACGACCCCGGGCCGTCGTGGCTCCAGCGTCGCCGACTTCGTCGAGATCACGCGGTCCACGCCGGAGAAGTCGCTGGTCCGCCCGCTGCACAGCAAGGGTGGTCGTAACAACGCCGGCCGCATCACGGTCCGCCACCAGGGTGGCGGTCACAAGCGTGCGTACCGCGTGATCGACTTCCGCCGTCACGACAAGGACGGCGTCCCGGCGAAGGTCGCACACATCGAATACGACCCCAACCGCACCGCGCGCATCGCGCTGCTGCACTACGCCGACGGCGAGAAGCGCTACATCCTCGCGCCGCGCGGCCTGACGCAGGGCGACCGGATCGAGAACGGCCCCGGCGCCGACATCAAGCCCGGTAACAACCTCTCGCTGCGCAACATCCCGGTTGGTACCACGCTCCACGCCATCGAGCTGCGGCCCGGCGGCGGCGCGAAGTTCGCCCGCTCCGCGGGTGCCTCCGTGCAGCTGCTGGCGAAGGAGGGCTCCATGGCCCACCTCCGCATGCCGTCCGGTGAGATCCGCCTGGTCGACGTCCGCTGCCGCGCCACCGTCGGCGAGGTCGGCAACGCCGAGCAGTCGAACATCAACTGGGGCAAGGCCGGCCGCATGCGCTGGAAGGGCGTCCGCCCGACCGTTCGTGGTGTGGTCATGAACCCCGTCGACCACCCGCACGGTGGTGGTGAGGGCAAGACCTCCGGTGGTCGCCACCCGGTCTCGCCGTGGGGTCAGAAGGAGGGCCGTACGCGCTCGCCGAAGAAGGCCAGCAACAAGTACATCGTCCGCCGCCGCAAGACGAACAAGAAGCGCTAG
- a CDS encoding GNAT family N-acetyltransferase yields MAGVPLRVEILRAGEEHVAQIARLAESRSLNGPDGARGSVEGGSTAGGFLVSAYTEADYRARLESSEHFYVAVKGGQVLAFLLAYSSDQVEPDEWLNRRIKTALGSFLVIKQICVARDAARAGIASMLYYHVLDQWHESPVIAAVVNDPPNDASARFHHKLGFQELTRLTPPDGLPRVVWVWRKPREAMLHAQYGTAVDLYKHEDNLNWQKLNNFFYITAGLAAATAFCLGKEGAGGSLGKGLAMIIAIMGIGVSLGFSLMLRFGRQYLLARKEAVIELEEYMAWHGGERIVNRRTDDPGSAYLKVSPTGAIMMLLPVLVAVCWLAVLGVLISD; encoded by the coding sequence ATGGCAGGCGTGCCGTTGCGGGTGGAGATCTTACGGGCGGGCGAGGAGCACGTGGCGCAGATCGCGCGCCTCGCCGAGTCACGGAGCCTGAACGGGCCGGATGGCGCCCGGGGCTCGGTGGAGGGCGGCTCGACGGCGGGCGGCTTCCTGGTCTCGGCGTACACCGAGGCCGACTACCGCGCCCGGCTGGAGAGCTCCGAGCACTTCTACGTGGCGGTCAAGGGCGGGCAGGTGCTGGCGTTCCTGCTGGCCTACAGCTCCGACCAGGTCGAGCCGGACGAATGGCTGAACCGCCGGATCAAGACGGCGCTCGGCAGCTTCCTGGTGATCAAGCAGATCTGTGTGGCCCGGGACGCGGCGCGGGCCGGGATCGCCTCGATGCTCTACTACCACGTCCTCGACCAGTGGCACGAGAGCCCGGTGATCGCCGCCGTGGTCAACGATCCGCCCAACGACGCGTCCGCGCGCTTCCACCACAAGCTCGGCTTCCAGGAGCTGACCCGGCTGACCCCGCCGGACGGGCTGCCCCGGGTGGTGTGGGTGTGGCGCAAACCGCGTGAGGCGATGCTGCACGCGCAGTACGGGACCGCGGTGGACCTCTACAAGCACGAGGACAACCTCAACTGGCAGAAGCTGAACAACTTCTTCTACATCACGGCGGGCCTCGCGGCCGCCACCGCCTTCTGCCTCGGCAAGGAGGGCGCGGGAGGCAGCCTGGGCAAGGGGCTCGCGATGATCATCGCGATCATGGGCATCGGGGTGTCGCTGGGCTTCTCCCTGATGCTGCGCTTCGGCCGTCAGTACCTTCTGGCGCGCAAGGAGGCGGTGATCGAGCTCGAGGAGTACATGGCCTGGCACGGCGGCGAGCGGATAGTCAATCGCCGCACCGACGACCCCGGCTCGGCCTATCTGAAGGTCTCCCCGACCGGCGCGATCATGATGCTGCTGCCCGTGCTGGTGGCGGTCTGCTGGCTCGCGGTGCTCGGGGTGCTGATCTCCGACTGA
- a CDS encoding SRPBCC family protein — MADTLGKLKDDIVGNPATDRLKDELRNYVQARATHAISGLGTGLAKGAQSLAEGKSPGQALMKAGSSQLKDSLKESLKDKVKGVFGKGRGKSGGGKSKSVTVVEDIDVGVPVREAYDQWTQFQEFSTFAKGVVSVEKADDTSSNWKVKVAKSTRSWRANVTEQVPDERITWTTEGAKGTVKGVVTFHPLGDNLTRVLLVLEYFPKGLFEKTGNIWRAQGRRARLDLKLYRKFIMMRGEATDGWRGEIRDGEVVRDHETAMEEEERDKAEDEAGGEADEPRSESGDEGEAEGDAGEERADESEDAYDDEDGAAADADDAPEEEYEEAPEDAESEPESGFEEDEEEPEDTEDAEHAEAYEESEEPEEDEEAEEPEAARPRRRAAAARR; from the coding sequence ATGGCTGACACGCTGGGCAAGCTCAAGGACGACATCGTCGGCAACCCGGCCACCGACCGGCTCAAGGACGAGCTGCGCAACTACGTCCAGGCGCGGGCGACACACGCGATCTCCGGCCTCGGCACCGGCCTCGCCAAGGGCGCGCAGTCCCTCGCCGAGGGCAAGTCGCCGGGGCAGGCGCTGATGAAGGCCGGCTCGTCCCAGCTGAAGGATTCCCTCAAGGAATCGCTGAAGGACAAGGTCAAGGGCGTCTTCGGCAAGGGCCGGGGCAAGAGCGGAGGCGGCAAGTCGAAGAGTGTGACGGTCGTCGAGGACATCGACGTCGGAGTGCCGGTCCGCGAGGCGTACGACCAGTGGACCCAGTTCCAGGAGTTCAGCACCTTCGCCAAGGGAGTCGTCAGCGTCGAGAAGGCCGACGACACCAGCAGCAACTGGAAGGTGAAGGTCGCCAAGTCCACCCGCAGCTGGCGGGCGAACGTCACCGAGCAGGTGCCCGATGAGCGGATCACCTGGACCACCGAGGGTGCGAAGGGCACCGTCAAGGGCGTCGTCACCTTCCATCCGCTCGGCGACAACCTCACCCGGGTGCTGCTGGTCCTGGAGTACTTCCCCAAGGGCCTCTTCGAGAAGACCGGCAACATCTGGCGGGCTCAGGGCCGCCGGGCGCGCCTCGACCTGAAGCTCTACCGCAAGTTCATCATGATGCGCGGCGAGGCCACGGACGGCTGGCGCGGCGAGATCCGGGACGGCGAGGTCGTGCGCGACCACGAGACGGCCATGGAGGAGGAAGAGCGCGACAAGGCCGAGGACGAGGCCGGGGGAGAAGCCGATGAGCCGCGGTCCGAGTCCGGCGACGAGGGCGAAGCCGAAGGCGACGCCGGGGAAGAGCGCGCGGACGAGTCGGAGGACGCGTACGACGACGAGGACGGCGCGGCCGCGGACGCGGACGATGCGCCGGAGGAGGAGTACGAGGAGGCGCCCGAAGACGCCGAGTCCGAGCCGGAATCCGGTTTCGAGGAGGACGAGGAGGAGCCGGAGGACACCGAGGACGCGGAGCACGCCGAGGCGTACGAGGAGTCCGAGGAGCCTGAAGAGGACGAGGAGGCCGAGGAACCCGAGGCCGCCCGCCCCCGCCGGCGTGCCGCCGCGGCACGGCGCTGA
- a CDS encoding PIG-L family deacetylase has protein sequence MNSRWTVRGTGTTRRQTLAALAALTAAGAAGVAGVAGCGGGGGGGSRGAASVPAGPARADAPGAAEPFTSTVGDKQALLLQIMAHPDDDLYFMNPDAEQVLRSGVPVVCVYVTAGEARGINHQAGTPIPPADKAAYSASRHQGLRQAYARMIGLNQFAPWQRSVLRLPGGVTAETNSLAGGARRVRLIFLNIAMLSEGGVRIPALWSTPGAVMNTLLATGSPVPHPSSYGHRTLVDVLAEIMDRYRPTLIHTLDPDPDFQVHDALHPKDNDQPGCSDHRDHTPVALFTWKAIAQWVAASTQRDKHAPRFTTTAFRGYYNQRWPHNLPPAVLARKARVIKSYGGAPDWDCGNAAGCGDYSQGGVRPLRNRKGWIRSTHYRYPTALPAPTTDAQGRLVAYGVLGAQAVRWRETASGSGRFGAPLGLGGGPLAPALAAARDSAGRQVLFGLRFAAPGGEGAAALREIVVLEQRRPDGPFRAWTGLGTPEASAEHGRRVGCPAAVATPDGRVHLFVRTADKGLATRVRDASGRWSPWQRLGGAEIQDGLTALLDADGRVHVLAPGRDTVHHWAQEWDGGPVALRPPTGLPRPGGDPLAAAVAPDGSLALVYRTPAATVPAVHGDDTSLTVRHFEGYGAIAAHTVAEPSGRREARTLLLAGRDLGGEVQVQYGTGPDARPLRSPGHLIPVGAPALLADDGHQGVCVVGMAPDATPWIWRPHPTKRA, from the coding sequence TTGAACAGTCGATGGACAGTGCGGGGGACGGGCACCACCCGCAGGCAGACGCTGGCCGCGCTGGCGGCACTCACGGCGGCGGGGGCGGCCGGGGTCGCCGGAGTCGCCGGTTGCGGCGGTGGGGGCGGTGGAGGCTCGCGCGGCGCGGCGTCCGTGCCGGCCGGGCCCGCGCGGGCCGATGCCCCCGGGGCGGCGGAGCCCTTCACCTCGACGGTGGGCGACAAGCAGGCGCTGCTGCTGCAGATCATGGCGCACCCCGACGACGATCTGTACTTCATGAACCCGGACGCCGAGCAGGTGCTGCGCTCGGGCGTCCCGGTGGTGTGCGTGTACGTGACGGCCGGCGAGGCCCGGGGGATCAACCACCAGGCGGGGACGCCGATCCCGCCCGCCGACAAGGCCGCCTACTCCGCCTCCCGCCATCAGGGGCTGCGGCAGGCGTACGCGCGGATGATCGGGCTGAACCAGTTCGCGCCCTGGCAGCGGTCGGTGCTGCGGCTGCCCGGCGGGGTCACCGCGGAGACCAACTCCCTTGCCGGCGGCGCCCGCAGGGTCCGGCTGATCTTCCTCAACATCGCGATGCTGTCGGAGGGCGGCGTACGGATCCCCGCACTGTGGAGCACCCCCGGCGCGGTGATGAACACCCTCCTGGCCACCGGTTCCCCCGTGCCGCACCCGAGTTCGTACGGCCATCGGACGCTGGTCGACGTGCTCGCGGAGATCATGGACCGCTATCGGCCCACGCTGATCCACACGCTGGACCCGGACCCCGACTTCCAGGTGCACGACGCGCTGCACCCCAAGGACAACGATCAGCCGGGGTGCTCGGACCACCGCGACCACACCCCGGTCGCGCTGTTCACCTGGAAGGCGATCGCCCAGTGGGTGGCCGCGTCGACCCAGCGGGACAAGCACGCCCCGCGCTTCACCACCACCGCGTTCCGCGGCTACTACAACCAGCGCTGGCCGCACAATCTGCCGCCCGCGGTGCTCGCCCGGAAGGCGCGGGTGATCAAGTCCTACGGCGGCGCCCCGGACTGGGACTGCGGCAACGCGGCCGGTTGCGGCGACTACAGCCAGGGCGGAGTGCGCCCGCTGCGGAACCGTAAGGGCTGGATCCGCTCCACCCACTACCGCTACCCCACCGCCCTGCCCGCCCCCACCACCGACGCCCAGGGCCGGCTCGTGGCGTACGGCGTGCTCGGTGCCCAGGCCGTGCGGTGGCGCGAGACGGCGTCCGGCAGCGGGCGGTTCGGGGCGCCACTGGGGCTCGGCGGCGGACCGCTCGCCCCGGCGCTCGCCGCGGCGCGGGACAGCGCGGGGCGTCAGGTGCTGTTCGGCCTGCGGTTCGCGGCGCCGGGCGGCGAGGGCGCGGCCGCCCTGCGCGAGATCGTGGTGCTGGAACAGCGCCGCCCGGACGGCCCGTTCCGCGCCTGGACCGGACTCGGCACGCCCGAGGCCAGTGCCGAACACGGCCGCCGGGTCGGCTGCCCGGCGGCGGTCGCCACCCCCGACGGCCGGGTCCATCTCTTCGTACGGACCGCGGACAAGGGCCTGGCCACCCGCGTACGGGACGCGAGCGGCCGCTGGAGTCCCTGGCAGCGGCTCGGCGGCGCCGAGATCCAGGACGGGCTGACCGCGCTGCTGGACGCGGACGGGCGGGTTCATGTCCTCGCCCCCGGCCGCGACACCGTCCACCACTGGGCGCAGGAGTGGGACGGTGGCCCGGTCGCGCTGCGCCCGCCGACCGGTCTGCCGCGCCCCGGCGGGGATCCGCTGGCCGCCGCGGTGGCCCCCGACGGCTCGCTCGCGCTGGTCTACCGCACCCCCGCGGCCACCGTGCCCGCCGTCCACGGCGACGACACCTCGCTCACGGTGCGGCACTTCGAGGGCTACGGGGCGATCGCCGCGCACACCGTGGCCGAACCGTCCGGCCGCCGCGAGGCGAGGACGCTGCTGCTGGCCGGCCGCGACCTGGGCGGGGAGGTCCAGGTCCAGTACGGCACCGGCCCGGACGCCAGGCCCCTGCGCTCCCCCGGCCATCTGATCCCGGTCGGCGCCCCGGCCCTGCTGGCGGACGACGGCCACCAGGGCGTCTGCGTGGTGGGCATGGCCCCGGACGCCACCCCCTGGATCTGGCGCCCACACCCCACGAAACGGGCCTGA
- the rplD gene encoding 50S ribosomal protein L4, which translates to MSTIDILSPAGDKAGTVELPAEIFDAQVSVPLIHQVVVAQLAAARQGTHKTKTRGEVRGGGKKPYRQKGTGRARQGSTRAPQFAGGGVVHGPVPRDYSQRTPKKMKAAALRGALSDRARHERIHVVTGVVDGDISTKAAKTLLGKISERKNLLLVAERSDEAAWLSARNLPQVHILEPGQLNTYDVLVSDDVVFTKAAFESFVAGPKAAEKTEGSAA; encoded by the coding sequence ATGAGCACCATTGACATCCTTTCGCCGGCTGGCGACAAGGCCGGGACCGTCGAGCTCCCCGCGGAGATCTTCGACGCGCAGGTCAGCGTTCCGCTGATCCACCAGGTCGTCGTCGCCCAGCTGGCCGCTGCCCGCCAGGGCACGCACAAGACCAAGACCCGCGGTGAGGTCCGAGGCGGTGGCAAGAAGCCCTACCGCCAGAAGGGCACCGGCCGCGCGCGCCAGGGCTCGACCCGCGCTCCGCAGTTCGCCGGCGGTGGCGTCGTGCACGGCCCCGTGCCGCGCGACTACAGCCAGCGCACCCCGAAGAAGATGAAGGCCGCCGCGCTGCGCGGTGCCCTCTCCGACCGGGCGCGTCACGAGCGGATCCACGTCGTGACCGGCGTGGTCGACGGCGACATCTCCACCAAGGCCGCGAAGACCCTGCTGGGCAAGATCAGCGAGCGCAAGAACCTGCTCCTGGTCGCCGAGCGGAGCGACGAGGCCGCGTGGCTGTCCGCCCGCAACCTGCCCCAGGTGCACATCCTGGAGCCGGGCCAGCTGAACACGTACGACGTGCTCGTCTCCGACGACGTGGTCTTCACCAAGGCCGCCTTCGAGTCCTTCGTGGCTGGTCCCAAGGCCGCTGAGAAGACCGAAGGGAGCGCCGCCTGA
- the rplW gene encoding 50S ribosomal protein L23 encodes MSEATAVTSKTFTDPRDVLVKPVVSEKSYALLDENKYTFIVDPRANKTQIKQAVEAVFSVKVTGVNTINRQGKRKRTRTGYGKRKDTKRAIVTLAEGDRIDIFGGPVS; translated from the coding sequence ATGAGTGAGGCGACCGCTGTCACCAGCAAGACCTTCACCGACCCCCGCGACGTGCTCGTCAAGCCGGTGGTCTCGGAGAAGAGCTACGCGCTGCTGGACGAGAACAAGTACACGTTCATCGTCGACCCGCGCGCGAACAAGACCCAGATCAAGCAGGCCGTCGAGGCGGTCTTCTCGGTCAAGGTCACCGGGGTCAACACGATCAACCGGCAGGGCAAGCGCAAGCGCACCCGCACCGGCTACGGCAAGCGCAAGGACACCAAGCGCGCCATCGTGACCCTCGCCGAGGGCGACCGCATCGACATCTTCGGCGGCCCGGTCTCCTAA
- the rpsJ gene encoding 30S ribosomal protein S10 — MAGQKIRIRLKAYDHEVIDSSAKKIVETVTRTGASVAGPVPLPTEKNVYCVIKSPHKYKDSREHFEMRTHKRLIDILDPTPKTVDSLMRLDLPAGVDIEIKL; from the coding sequence ATGGCGGGACAGAAGATCCGCATCCGGCTCAAGGCCTACGACCACGAGGTCATCGACTCCTCGGCGAAGAAGATCGTCGAGACGGTGACCCGCACTGGTGCGTCGGTCGCGGGCCCGGTGCCGCTGCCCACAGAGAAGAACGTGTACTGCGTCATCAAGTCGCCGCACAAGTACAAGGACTCGCGCGAGCACTTCGAGATGCGTACGCACAAGCGCCTCATCGACATCCTCGACCCCACGCCGAAGACCGTCGACTCGCTGATGCGTCTCGACCTGCCGGCGGGCGTCGACATCGAGATCAAGCTCTGA
- a CDS encoding DUF3152 domain-containing protein, translated as MTSTAQAPGPATSPPRRRGRTTRSARPRKVAVALAAGAALIAGVVFALRDDDNGGGKGAARATAPAALPPDAISATSRPPRPGSPATASGEFVTAKSSGAVIGKGSAPRRFKVMVEKGTGIDAKRAAAEISAILADKRGWTNDGKHSFQLVADGPSDFEVKIATPDTVDKICGAVGLDTHGEVNCDAGSQIMVNLERWNTGSPEFSGPISGYRALIVNHEVGHRIGHGHETCPGKGKRAPVMMQQIYGLKGCVANEWPYSANGRYLEGPAVP; from the coding sequence ATGACCTCCACCGCGCAGGCCCCCGGCCCAGCCACCTCACCACCAAGACGACGGGGGCGCACCACTCGGAGCGCCCGCCCCCGGAAGGTGGCGGTGGCACTGGCCGCCGGTGCGGCCCTGATCGCCGGGGTCGTGTTCGCGTTACGCGACGACGACAACGGCGGCGGCAAGGGCGCGGCCCGCGCCACGGCCCCGGCAGCCCTGCCGCCCGACGCCATCTCGGCCACCTCCAGACCCCCTCGCCCGGGCTCCCCCGCCACCGCGAGCGGCGAGTTCGTCACCGCGAAGTCCTCCGGCGCGGTGATCGGCAAAGGAAGCGCCCCGCGGCGGTTCAAGGTCATGGTGGAGAAGGGCACCGGCATCGACGCGAAGCGGGCCGCGGCCGAAATCTCGGCAATCCTCGCCGACAAACGCGGCTGGACCAACGACGGCAAGCACTCGTTCCAGCTGGTCGCCGACGGCCCCTCCGACTTCGAGGTGAAGATCGCCACCCCGGACACGGTCGACAAGATCTGCGGCGCCGTGGGCCTGGACACCCATGGCGAGGTCAACTGCGACGCCGGCTCCCAGATCATGGTCAACCTCGAACGCTGGAACACCGGCTCACCGGAGTTCTCCGGCCCCATCAGCGGCTACCGGGCGCTGATCGTCAACCACGAGGTCGGCCACCGCATCGGCCACGGCCACGAGACCTGCCCCGGGAAGGGCAAACGGGCGCCGGTGATGATGCAGCAGATATACGGGCTCAAGGGTTGTGTCGCGAACGAGTGGCCCTACAGCGCGAACGGCAGGTACCTCGAGGGCCCGGCGGTCCCGTGA
- the rplC gene encoding 50S ribosomal protein L3, which produces MAKQIKGVLGEKLGMTQVWDENNRVVPVTVVKAGPCVVTQVRTDDADGYSAVQIAFGEIDPRKVNKPLKGHFAKADVTPRRHLVELRTTDAGEYTLGQEVTAEVFESGVKVDVTGTSKGKGTAGVMKRHGFGGLGAGHGTQRKHRSPGSIGGCATPGRVFKGLRMAGRMGNERVTTQNLTVHAVDAEKGLLLIKGAVPGPNGGLVLVRTAAKGA; this is translated from the coding sequence ATGGCTAAGCAGATCAAGGGCGTCCTGGGCGAGAAGCTCGGCATGACGCAGGTGTGGGACGAGAACAACCGTGTCGTCCCGGTCACCGTCGTCAAGGCCGGTCCCTGCGTCGTGACCCAGGTCCGTACCGATGACGCGGACGGCTACAGCGCCGTCCAGATCGCCTTCGGCGAGATCGACCCGCGCAAGGTGAACAAGCCCCTCAAGGGCCACTTCGCCAAGGCCGATGTGACCCCGCGCCGCCACCTGGTGGAGCTGCGTACCACCGACGCCGGTGAGTACACGCTCGGCCAGGAAGTCACGGCCGAGGTGTTCGAGTCCGGTGTGAAGGTCGACGTGACCGGCACCAGCAAGGGCAAGGGCACCGCCGGTGTCATGAAGCGCCACGGCTTCGGCGGCCTCGGCGCCGGCCACGGCACCCAGCGCAAGCACCGCTCGCCGGGCTCCATCGGTGGCTGCGCCACCCCGGGCCGCGTGTTCAAGGGCCTGCGCATGGCCGGCCGCATGGGCAATGAGCGGGTCACCACCCAGAACCTGACCGTCCACGCCGTTGACGCGGAGAAGGGTCTGCTCCTGATCAAGGGAGCGGTTCCTGGTCCGAACGGCGGCCTCGTCCTGGTCCGTACCGCGGCCAAGGGGGCCTGA